One genomic window of Procambarus clarkii isolate CNS0578487 chromosome 43, FALCON_Pclarkii_2.0, whole genome shotgun sequence includes the following:
- the LOC138373651 gene encoding uncharacterized protein, with protein MSWSSISTWLPSWSSIPTWLPSWSSIPTWLPSWSSIPTWLPSWSSIPTWLPSWRSIPTWLPSWSSIPTWHHPGGLYTHVAPVLELYTHVAPVLELYTHVAPVLELYTHVAPVLELYTHVAPVLELYTHVAPVLELYTHVAPVLELYTHVAPVLELYTHVAPVLELYTHVAPVLELYTHVAPVLELYTHVAPVLELYTHVAPVLELYTHVAPVLELYTHVAPVLELYTHVAPVLELYTHVAPVLELYTHVAPVLELYTHVAPVLELYTHVAPVLELYTHVAPVLELYTHVAPVLELYTHVAPVLELYTHVAPVLELYTHVAPVLELYTHVAPVLELYTHVAPVLELYTHVAPVLELYTHVAPVLELYTHVAPVLELYTHVAPVLELYTHVAPVLELYTHVAPVLELYTHVAPVLELYTHVAPVLELYTHVAPVLELYTHVAPVLELYTHVAPVLELYTHVAPPWSSISTWLPCWSSIPTWHHPGALYPRGSRAGALYPRGSRPGALYPRGSRAGALYPRGTTLEGSISHTIMCTLVTVPNGVNTCTVTRVSSLLQ; from the coding sequence ATGTCCTGGAGCTCTATATCCACGTGGCTCCCGTCCTGGAGCTCTATACCCACGTGGCTCCCGTCCTGGAGCTCTATACCCACGTGGCTCCCGTCCTGGAGCTCTATACCCACGTGGCTCCCGTCCTGGAGCTCTATACCCACGTGGCTCCCGTCCTGGAGGTCTATACCCACGTGGCTCCCGTCCTGGAGCTCTATACCCACGTGGCACCACCCTGGAGGGCTCTATACCCACGTGGCTCCCGTCCTGGAGCTCTATACCCACGTGGCTCCCGTCCTGGAGCTCTATACCCACGTGGCTCCCGTGCTGGAGCTCTATACCCACGTGGCTCCCGTGCTGGAGCTCTATACCCACGTGGCTCCCGTCCTGGAGCTCTATACCCACGTGGCTCCCGTCCTGGAGCTCTATACCCACGTGGCTCCCGTCCTGGAGCTCTATACCCACGTGGCTCCCGTCCTGGAGCTCTATACCCACGTGGCTCCCGTCCTGGAGCTCTATACCCACGTGGCTCCCGTCCTGGAGCTCTATACCCACGTGGCTCCCGTCCTGGAGCTCTATACCCACGTGGCTCCCGTCCTGGAGCTCTATACCCACGTGGCTCCCGTCCTGGAGCTCTATACCCACGTGGCTCCCGTCCTGGAGCTCTATACCCACGTGGCTCCCGTCCTGGAGCTCTATACCCACGTGGCTCCCGTCCTGGAGCTCTATACCCACGTGGCTCCCGTCCTGGAGCTCTATACCCACGTGGCTCCCGTCCTGGAGCTCTATACCCACGTGGCTCCCGTCCTGGAGCTCTATACCCACGTGGCTCCCGTCCTGGAGCTCTATACCCACGTGGCTCCCGTCCTGGAGCTCTATACCCACGTGGCTCCCGTGCTGGAGCTCTATACCCACGTGGCTCCCGTCCTGGAGCTCTATACCCACGTGGCTCCCGTCCTGGAGCTCTATACCCACGTGGCTCCCGTGCTGGAGCTCTATACCCACGTGGCTCCCGTCCTGGAGCTCTATACCCACGTGGCTCCCGTGCTGGAGCTCTATACCCACGTGGCTCCCGTCCTGGAGCTCTATACCCACGTGGCTCCCGTGCTGGAGCTCTATACCCACGTGGCTCCCGTGCTGGAGCTCTATACCCACGTGGCACCCGTGCTGGAGCTCTATACCCACGTGGCTCCCGTGCTGGAGCTCTATACCCACGTGGCTCCCGTGCTGGAGCTCTATACCCACGTGGCTCCCGTGCTGGAGCTCTATACCCACGTGGCTCCCGTGCTGGAGCTCTATACCCACGTGGCTCCCGTCCTGGAGCTCTATACCCACGTGGCTCCCGTGCTGGAGCTCTATACCCACGTGGCTCCCGTGCTGGAGCTCTATACCCACGTGGCACCACCCTGGAGCTCTATATCCACGTGGCTCCCGTGCTGGAGCTCTATACCCACGTGGCACCACCCTGGAGCTCTATATCCACGTGGCTCCCGTGCTGGAGCTCTATACCCACGTGGCTCCCGTCCTGGAGCTCTATACCCACGTGGCTCCCGTGCTGGAGCTCTATACCCACGTGGCACCACCCTGGAGGGCTCTATATCCCACACTATAATGTGTACACTTGTGACAGTTCCAAACGGCGTCAACACGTGTACAGTTACAAGAGTATCGAGCTTATTACAGTGA